The Artemia franciscana chromosome 11, ASM3288406v1, whole genome shotgun sequence DNA segment AAACTAATTTCATATCAAAATCACATGCAAAATAGTACCTTCTGAAATAAAACAGCATTCAATCATAAGTATAATGTTTTTACAAATGTCAGATGGTCTCCAGAAATGCCCTGCCTGAGTTAAATCAGAATGGGCTAAAATACGACTAGAATAATAATTAAATCATTACCTAGCAACAGGATCACCCAGGGGGATAGCATACCAGTCACCATGAAGTTCTTGCATATATGACTTCATTTCTTGTTCACTTCTATCAGATGAAACAAATATGATTTCAAAAGGAGCATCATTGTCCTTCAgctcctaaaaaaaatatttaatacagaatatttcagatatttaaagttgattgatttatttgaattttagagaaaattgcTACTCAGCAGACACAGCTTTTAAATGTGTGTAACTacctttgaaaaacatttttcttgtgtttgggATGAAACAAAGCTAATGgttatttaataaaactaaaagaagttataaaaactaaatttgtaatttataaGAATCAGTCATTAGCTTATACAAGATTTCAAACTTGAAACAAGCAAAATTAGAATGGAGCCAAATTACCTTATCCTAATTTCTGTCTGACTCCAGATTCTTCTCTGTGATGGaatttttcaaactgaaaaaaatcacCCTGTCTGCTTGgctaattttgttgtgatttcaTAACATTCAGAATGCAttgtttcactttattttttaataacttttcaGTCTGAGTTTGTAATAAGGATGAATTTCTTGCATCTGGCATTTAGAAGCCAGAAGTAGATGCTTggaaaaaagggcactagggtATTATGCATATATATTATCTTGGTAaactttagtttcatcacaagctatTGAAAATgcatattactgcatatagtaAGATTctcatgattgcaaattgtttctttgtcattatcacagaagtgcatccattttttagcttacTAAAATCCctcttcaacaaaaataaaaatgcataaagtgggcagggttttgaagccaagggaaatGCTGGGCTTGgacaatatgaatgaataatgatataaaaataatatgcaatcatcagaatctagcTAGATATGtagtaattcaaaaaaataaaaaaaaaatgataaaaaactaaaacatccCCCTTCAAACTTTTAACACCATAGAAGCTTGCCTTTGACTAACTGTAATGTCTGTGAAAAATAGGATTGCAATGATGAAACATCATGACCATAACAAACAAAGCTTAACCAATCAGACCCCACCCTTCTGCCCatggggctcatggactaatatgctttgctcaATAGGTAATGACACCTGTAAGCAAAATTGGACATTGCATGCCTAccttttgtaatatttaactaattgCTCTGATTTGCTggctcaaattttttcacaggCCAATGTCACAACAGCTAGCCTACTATTGCAATTGTTCAGAAACAGTTGGCTAGTTTAAActcaaaagtgaaagtgaacCATCTTGGATATTAGCATTAATGGAAGAATGAGTTTTTTAATCATCTTTTGACTTCCtattatacagaaattaccagtgatgactggaaatagtatttaaaatataatttcattcatttggTACAACCCCAACTTTTCCCTCAACTTgaaaaccctgcccactttatgcatttttagtttgtcccatggaggaggagggtcagccagaaatggatgcacttctagaattagcatttctaagtgctatagtatggaaactatgctgctctGCAGTATAgcttccagtttagacagcttgtgatgaaactaaacaattaccatTATCTTTATTGGGGttggtatatttatttatttatttattaataccaaatacggtaagctttcaagcttgtcccaataaatataataaatataagttaTGACAACATAATACAACTGACAACATAGTACACACATATAAATCGATGAAAATAACGACTACAACAAAcactataaattatttaaaaatgatttactttgaaaatttattatatgaTCAATATACTTTTTTCATGCAATGGTGATGAAGATATGGAGTACCCAAAAATTACAAGGGGGTAACCACAGTCCCAATACACATTATAGCCTAATTATATTGTGGTCTAAGACTCCAAAGAAGGTAAATGACCAAATAGCCTAGACATAAcaaacaggatttttttttggggggggggttaagcaAATTAAATTTCTAGCCCTAAAGAAGCAAGATTTGGAATCTTATAGCCCAAATACCACCTTGTctcacaaaaatgaaaatcttttgGCCCAATTGGTGGGAAATAGCCCAACCTGGCAACACAGTctggtaaatattttgcagttcatataatttaCTTAGcctaccaataaagtgaacataccacttgatgcctttctttatgttctttatgaatataataattgcttcaatTGCAATTCCAAATTTAAGTACtctttgagctcttaaaaatatgaattttcagtTAAAGTATGCATTAGTATCAGTTGTTTCAACaacaatatcattttttttgttattattattgttacttCTTAGAATTTAAGATGTAAGTGTATGATCATTAAACAACATAGGGAGACATGTtatgaaaacaattcttacttcataatatacaaaataaggtaaaattctagttgattgacttcttgctatctcagaaatgggttaggttaggaaaatgaaactttcagggatgggtctacaggctcaagtatgtcctgggaaggtattttgaagtacttacctctactccttctctctctagagagAAGGAGCTCACTCCCTAAGGTCAACTCCCTAAGGTCAACTCCCTGACCTTCAaaaatgtgtgttataaaatttaaaccttgcaaaatagatcttctgcttggaTGAAGTACTACAAATTTTTTtacagcttcacaactttgctcaatcctaatttataaggttttaaagatatgcaaatacattggtaaaattctagttgagtgacttcttgctatctctgaaaggggttaggttagaaaaatggaactttcagggaagtgtctacagactaaaatatatcccaggaaggtttttagaagtacctacctccactccttctctctcttgagtgccctgacctttgatgaccttcaaaatatgggtgttataaaactgaaaccttgcaaaatagatcttctgcttgagtgaagtacaacaaaattgttttcagcttcacaactttgcttaatcctgatttataaggttttaaagatatacaaatatatttcctaaattaaaaaaacaaacattgatatggctcagaattctactcaaataacaggaattgcattttgagaactaaaggtagagaaaaagcaattggtaactgaaaattaaggtaaaatgttgtttagtcaaaatttctataggtacagacctgtcatgtaggcaaatttcaggactctctagagggagaagtagCGGAGGTgcatactttaaaatatcttcccaggatacactttagcctgtaaatccatccctgaaagtttcattttcctaacctaacccctttctgagatagcaagaagtgactcaactagaattttaccctacaTTTTTTCATCACCAAAATTATTTAGTTAGGTTGGGTTAGTTAgatgaaaaagtgcttaaatttgaatttgtgatagaagcaattattatagttgtaaagaacatgaaaaaacagcatcaagtagtatgttcacattattggtaagtcaattaggCCTTTATGAACTCCAAAATATTTACCCATAGTCCAGATATGATATTCCTAGCCTCCAGGTGATTTTGCATGGTGAAAATTATTAGGCAACACATAACATGTCAGTAAACTAGCCTAGGTTAagtaaaatacttaaatttaataaatcataCCAAATCTAAAGGGGTCtgtgaaatattcattttaccATTCACAAAACTAGAAGACTGTTGCTTAACTAGGGAAGCCTTACTTGATAAAAATCAGCTAAAACAGGGGTAAACTGTTTGCATGGAGGACACCAGTGGGCTGAAAAGTAGTATCCTATAACTTGTTTATTTGCCAACGCTTGCTCTGCAGATACAAGATTGCCCGACTTTTGCATTAGCATTTTTCCAGCTAGGACATTCAtcttttggcaaatttttaaaagctgtaAAAGTTACGTCTAAAATGTCAGTGTATTACAGTGTTGCCAAATGGTAACTAGATTACTGTGTTTTCTTGAGTCCAAAACTATAGTTTTTCGGACAGAATAATGCTaggtcttttcttcttttcccttAAATCAATAACAAGTTAATTGGTATTTTTCGTGATGAAAGACAAGTGAGACTCTGTCTTATCT contains these protein-coding regions:
- the LOC136032665 gene encoding nucleoredoxin-like protein 2, translating into MNVLAGKMLMQKSGNLVSAEQALANKQVIGYYFSAHWCPPCKQFTPVLADFYQELKDNDAPFEIIFVSSDRSEQEMKSYMQELHGDWYAIPLGDPVASTLKKTFSVTGIPAFIIVKRDGTVITTNGRADVQMKGPACFTTWASQ